A region of Clostridium acetobutylicum ATCC 824 DNA encodes the following proteins:
- a CDS encoding DUF7659 family protein translates to MNNKYIEMKRKHQKEVNNFPMFFAFSKEQFKEGMKKLGLEPSETNKIYKFGNTGGFYKRTDSAKLKKMLNRHDKEIKEAMKNDTFIFDMFYYELGNHEYSITYELGDTLDSLSLTYEEVQNDKRLLNALDLAIKKIME, encoded by the coding sequence ATGAATAATAAATACATAGAAATGAAAAGAAAACATCAAAAAGAGGTTAATAATTTTCCAATGTTCTTTGCCTTTTCTAAAGAACAATTCAAAGAAGGTATGAAAAAATTAGGACTTGAACCATCAGAAACAAACAAAATTTATAAGTTTGGAAATACTGGGGGTTTTTATAAGAGAACGGATTCAGCCAAACTTAAAAAAATGCTTAATCGTCATGATAAGGAAATAAAGGAAGCTATGAAAAATGATACCTTTATTTTTGATATGTTCTATTATGAATTAGGAAATCATGAATATAGTATCACATATGAATTAGGAGACACGCTAGATAGTTTAAGTTTGACATATGAAGAAGTACAAAATGATAAAAGGTTATTAAATGCTTTAGATTTAGCAATAAAAAAAATAATGGAATAG
- a CDS encoding SF1B family DNA helicase RecD2: MNNDKQHYTFTIIPIRKLFYNDANNFGIYTCTIEDKQDVFNPKNTVISGTMPSLELGKAYKVMGFEFIHKKYGQQLQIENVEIKKLNSSADERNFLKNIVTLNQYQEIIKIYKSPITAITSGTFNISKVKGIKEKYFEVLKKKIIKNLEYMNFYSEFTKIGFNFNQMKKIIDFYKGGELSLQIINKNPYKLYMDIKGFGFKTVDSIALSMGIEPDSNFRTKAAILYCLEQKEQNGDTYAFIEDIHQQVEKLLNIKINDIKNYLDKEYYYFDVLRLAKRTTWETEKDISVRLKEKINNSQKLFTNNVIHLIPEIERILRIKYDDKQKELFYKINENNILVLTGFAGTGKSSVLNGLLNLFDKKNITYKLMSPTAKAAKRMEECTGKKASTIHRALGLAEGKFLVNEKNPFAEDVIIIDETSMVDIYLFLAVLKGIKNTTKLLCLGDYGQLESISAGNVLFDMIQGGIPCVKLEKIFRQKEDSSLLNVITNIRNGDNPLKNTHKTYLELGRDCKFWLGKKEQTLSRVLLCYKECLKHFSREDIMVLCPMKKGNSGVNKLNQELQKIANSQNTEELKLKDCAYKKEDLVMHIKNDYNANIFSEDCKDTIAKGIFNGDAGKIEKIDLENQKLYVSYDSGIVEYDNSNLNELMLSYALTIHKVQGSQSKVVIVALDMSHYKMLKRSLLYTAASRCVELLIFICDPKAFSIALNNNQVTHKNTFLGELLKIS; encoded by the coding sequence TTGAATAATGATAAGCAGCATTATACTTTTACGATAATACCTATTAGGAAATTATTCTACAATGATGCAAACAATTTTGGTATATATACATGTACCATAGAAGACAAACAGGATGTTTTTAATCCTAAAAATACCGTTATAAGCGGTACTATGCCATCTTTAGAATTAGGCAAAGCTTATAAAGTTATGGGGTTTGAATTTATTCATAAAAAATATGGACAGCAATTACAGATAGAAAATGTTGAAATTAAAAAATTAAACTCTTCAGCAGATGAAAGGAATTTTTTAAAGAATATAGTTACTCTAAATCAATATCAAGAGATTATAAAAATTTATAAGTCTCCTATAACTGCTATAACTTCTGGAACTTTTAATATAAGTAAAGTGAAAGGTATTAAAGAAAAATATTTTGAAGTTTTAAAGAAAAAAATAATAAAAAATTTAGAATACATGAATTTTTATTCTGAATTTACAAAAATAGGTTTTAATTTTAATCAAATGAAAAAAATTATAGATTTTTATAAGGGCGGAGAATTATCTTTACAAATAATTAATAAGAATCCTTACAAGTTGTATATGGATATAAAAGGCTTTGGATTTAAAACTGTAGATAGTATAGCTTTAAGTATGGGTATTGAACCTGATAGTAATTTTCGAACTAAAGCAGCTATATTATATTGTTTAGAACAGAAAGAGCAGAATGGCGACACTTATGCTTTTATAGAAGATATTCATCAGCAAGTTGAAAAGCTACTTAATATTAAAATAAATGATATAAAAAACTATTTGGATAAAGAATATTATTATTTTGATGTTTTAAGATTAGCAAAAAGAACAACTTGGGAAACAGAAAAGGACATTTCAGTAAGATTAAAAGAAAAAATAAATAATTCGCAAAAACTTTTTACGAATAATGTTATACATTTGATTCCTGAAATAGAACGAATTTTAAGAATAAAGTATGATGATAAGCAAAAAGAACTTTTTTATAAAATAAATGAAAATAATATATTAGTATTAACTGGGTTTGCTGGTACAGGAAAATCTAGTGTATTAAATGGATTACTAAATTTATTTGATAAAAAAAATATAACATATAAGCTAATGAGTCCAACTGCAAAGGCAGCAAAAAGAATGGAAGAATGCACAGGTAAAAAAGCTAGTACAATTCATAGAGCATTAGGTTTAGCAGAAGGAAAATTTTTAGTAAATGAAAAAAATCCCTTTGCCGAAGATGTGATTATAATAGATGAGACAAGTATGGTTGACATATATTTATTCTTAGCGGTTTTAAAAGGTATAAAGAATACAACAAAACTTTTATGTTTAGGCGATTATGGACAATTAGAAAGCATATCAGCAGGAAATGTATTATTTGACATGATTCAAGGAGGAATTCCATGTGTAAAATTAGAAAAAATTTTTAGACAAAAGGAGGATAGTTCTTTATTAAATGTAATTACAAATATAAGGAATGGAGATAATCCTTTAAAAAATACTCACAAAACTTATTTAGAATTAGGACGAGACTGTAAATTTTGGTTGGGTAAAAAAGAACAAACTTTATCAAGAGTTTTACTTTGCTATAAAGAATGTTTAAAACATTTTTCAAGGGAGGATATAATGGTTTTATGTCCAATGAAAAAAGGAAATTCAGGTGTAAATAAATTAAATCAAGAACTACAAAAAATAGCAAATTCTCAAAATACTGAGGAACTAAAATTAAAAGATTGTGCATACAAAAAAGAAGACTTGGTTATGCATATAAAAAATGATTATAATGCAAATATATTTAGTGAAGATTGCAAAGATACAATAGCTAAAGGTATTTTTAATGGGGATGCTGGTAAAATAGAAAAAATAGATTTAGAAAACCAAAAATTATACGTGTCTTATGATTCAGGTATTGTAGAATATGATAATTCTAATCTAAATGAATTAATGTTATCTTACGCATTGACTATTCACAAAGTACAAGGATCTCAATCTAAAGTTGTAATAGTAGCCTTAGATATGTCTCATTATAAAATGTTAAAAAGAAGTCTATTATATACCGCTGCTTCAAGATGTGTAGAATTATTAATTTTTATATGTGATCCAAAAGCATTTAGTATTGCACTAAATAATAATCAAGTTACACACAAAAACACTTTTTTAGGAGAACTTTTGAAAATAAGTTGA
- a CDS encoding cell envelope integrity protein TolA, translating into MPEKFKCKSKRIISIAEKQVGSDLFLIIDFLLNDTNTNLNGVRYSKEFLQEIVDNQEEYVGLPLKVDLNNLVSGNTENLTHNYSPITNKFYNQMIGSFVKFYSTKSDDDIYELAGQVRIPKEFKDACDIIQQLYEDEALFVSYEILVGKYTEENNGEIKFVDVDESNKLSGYSIVSTPAVVSAKATKLVAELLNIKESENEMVKKINPLEWEEKILAELKKSYRRTEIAELNYNQVMLSLRSQLKDNLGDCYWNFYIFSNGVDFLVMENYDDGSLVRIDFTVDGDNVVILNVYPVTIKYDSIENEEENEMAEKKKNPKKKLNDTKETDSDSKKDKADDEGDDEMSSAEIAAKLELEKVKRQDAEKKLEQANKKISTLSASVLEKDKKLKDMEELKAENETLKKDKAEKELAEKKIALKAKYEKILSEDTMKKSEVAEALEKGNEDTLQKIVVAEALASSENIERQPLGTRITDNASISDNYMVSFFGK; encoded by the coding sequence TTGCCTGAAAAATTTAAATGCAAAAGCAAAAGAATTATTTCAATTGCAGAGAAACAAGTTGGTTCAGATCTTTTTCTTATTATAGATTTTCTACTAAATGACACTAATACCAATTTAAATGGTGTAAGATATTCAAAAGAATTTTTACAAGAGATAGTTGATAACCAAGAAGAATATGTAGGACTTCCCCTTAAGGTTGATTTGAATAATTTAGTAAGTGGTAATACTGAAAATCTTACCCACAATTATTCTCCAATAACAAATAAGTTTTATAATCAGATGATAGGTTCATTTGTTAAATTTTATAGTACTAAAAGTGATGATGATATATATGAGCTAGCTGGTCAGGTAAGAATACCAAAAGAATTTAAAGATGCTTGCGACATTATACAACAACTATATGAAGATGAAGCTCTTTTTGTAAGTTACGAAATTCTCGTTGGGAAATATACAGAAGAAAATAATGGAGAAATTAAATTTGTTGATGTTGACGAGTCAAATAAATTGAGTGGTTATTCAATTGTTAGTACTCCTGCCGTTGTATCTGCAAAAGCCACAAAATTAGTTGCGGAATTATTAAATATTAAGGAAAGTGAGAATGAAATGGTAAAAAAAATTAACCCTTTAGAGTGGGAAGAGAAAATACTTGCAGAACTAAAAAAGTCTTATAGAAGAACAGAGATTGCAGAATTAAACTATAATCAAGTAATGCTGAGTTTAAGAAGCCAATTAAAAGATAATTTAGGTGATTGCTATTGGAATTTTTATATTTTCTCAAATGGTGTAGATTTTCTTGTAATGGAGAATTATGATGATGGTTCTTTAGTAAGAATTGATTTTACTGTTGATGGAGATAATGTTGTAATTTTAAATGTCTATCCAGTAACTATAAAATATGACTCTATTGAAAATGAGGAGGAAAACGAAATGGCAGAAAAAAAGAAAAATCCTAAAAAGAAGTTAAATGATACAAAAGAAACTGATTCGGATTCAAAAAAAGATAAAGCAGATGATGAGGGAGATGATGAAATGTCTAGTGCGGAAATAGCTGCAAAATTAGAGTTAGAAAAAGTTAAAAGACAAGATGCAGAAAAAAAATTGGAGCAAGCCAATAAAAAAATAAGTACTTTATCAGCTTCAGTTTTGGAAAAAGATAAAAAATTAAAAGATATGGAAGAGCTAAAAGCAGAAAATGAAACTTTAAAAAAAGATAAAGCAGAAAAAGAGTTAGCTGAGAAGAAGATAGCTTTAAAAGCAAAATATGAGAAAATACTTTCAGAAGATACTATGAAAAAGTCAGAAGTTGCAGAAGCTTTAGAGAAAGGTAACGAAGATACTCTCCAAAAAATAGTTGTAGCAGAAGCTTTAGCTTCTTCAGAGAATATCGAAAGACAACCACTAGGAACTCGTATTACAGATAATGCATCCATAAGTGACAATTATATGGTAAGTTTTTTTGGCAAGTAG
- a CDS encoding ATP-dependent helicase — MEINKQQKEVINLNEGIYCVSAGAGSGKTFSLVQHIIHLVNDLNIPQSDILLISFTRAAVNNLKKKLEENFIYDVSVHTFHSLSAKILSEYGLNVSKTLPVWKIQKEFEKINSNVETEKILSWIGFQKNHGKTPKDKFYPIETDYTETELRAMFKLYENLKEKENCYDFEDWIILALEKLKKHPRKWKYVMADEVQDSNDLNIEMIKLISKNLICVGDVRQAIYSFRGSSPQFFLNFDKEFNGAKILHLDINYRSKKNIVDKSNKFIKPYFKDYKYYSDSIANFKDNGEIKYFSFVNKLEESEKISNLIKEKITKGEDPNNIAVLYRLNDDSSYLECVLRRDKIPYYIENDSSFFKRKEIAGIMGYLRLIQNSKDDGAFLDVWNLRNIPLKYMSGTILSDIRKQSVKENKSYFEIFKKMDFNKMFQIRSRNDFIKSIEKLKHKNKVSIKQLIDDIVKEFNLYQWIKEKYPNKDEQEERKGSIDVLKSFIVNDDLQFFIDFVQTSNMNIKKKDKDGVKLMSIHRSKGLEWKSVFVIGIQDTRFPNARNGLNEEARLFYVATTRAIENLYLSEIGRNNSFICQYRDGVGLQSRAVDKKQFKKELSSTTYGN, encoded by the coding sequence ATGGAGATAAATAAGCAGCAAAAAGAAGTTATAAACCTTAACGAAGGTATTTATTGTGTTAGCGCTGGCGCTGGAAGTGGAAAAACTTTTTCGTTAGTTCAACATATAATTCATTTAGTAAATGATTTGAATATTCCACAAAGTGATATTCTGCTAATTTCTTTTACAAGAGCAGCAGTTAATAATCTAAAAAAAAAGTTAGAAGAAAATTTTATTTATGACGTTTCCGTTCATACTTTTCACAGCCTATCAGCTAAGATACTTAGCGAATATGGGTTGAATGTTTCAAAAACATTACCAGTTTGGAAGATTCAAAAAGAATTTGAGAAAATAAATTCTAATGTTGAGACAGAAAAAATTTTATCGTGGATTGGTTTTCAAAAAAATCATGGAAAAACCCCAAAAGATAAATTTTATCCGATAGAAACAGATTATACAGAAACTGAGCTTAGAGCTATGTTTAAACTTTATGAAAATTTAAAAGAAAAAGAAAACTGTTATGACTTTGAAGATTGGATTATTTTAGCTTTAGAAAAGTTAAAAAAGCATCCCCGTAAATGGAAATATGTAATGGCTGACGAAGTTCAAGATAGTAATGATTTAAATATAGAGATGATCAAACTAATTTCCAAGAATCTTATTTGTGTTGGTGATGTTAGACAAGCGATATATAGTTTTCGTGGAAGCAGTCCTCAATTCTTTTTAAATTTTGATAAAGAATTTAATGGGGCAAAAATACTTCATTTAGATATTAATTATCGTTCTAAAAAAAACATTGTAGACAAAAGTAATAAATTCATAAAACCGTATTTTAAAGATTATAAATATTATTCAGATAGCATAGCAAACTTTAAAGATAATGGAGAAATAAAATATTTTTCTTTTGTGAATAAGTTAGAGGAATCTGAAAAGATATCTAATTTAATAAAAGAAAAGATAACAAAAGGTGAAGATCCTAACAATATCGCTGTTCTCTATCGGTTAAATGATGACTCAAGTTATTTAGAATGTGTTTTAAGAAGAGATAAAATACCTTATTATATTGAGAATGATTCTAGTTTTTTTAAAAGAAAAGAAATAGCTGGAATTATGGGATATTTACGATTAATTCAGAATTCAAAAGATGATGGAGCTTTTTTAGATGTCTGGAATCTAAGAAATATTCCATTAAAATATATGTCAGGTACAATTTTATCAGATATAAGGAAGCAATCAGTAAAAGAAAATAAAAGTTATTTTGAGATTTTTAAAAAAATGGATTTTAATAAAATGTTTCAAATAAGATCAAGAAATGATTTTATAAAAAGCATTGAGAAATTAAAACATAAGAATAAAGTATCTATAAAGCAATTAATAGATGATATAGTAAAAGAATTTAATTTATATCAATGGATAAAAGAAAAATATCCCAATAAAGATGAGCAAGAAGAAAGAAAAGGTTCAATAGACGTTTTGAAATCTTTCATTGTAAATGATGATTTGCAATTTTTTATAGATTTTGTACAAACATCAAATATGAATATTAAGAAAAAAGATAAAGATGGAGTAAAGCTTATGAGTATCCATAGATCCAAAGGACTTGAATGGAAAAGTGTTTTTGTTATTGGAATACAAGATACTAGGTTTCCCAATGCAAGAAATGGCTTGAATGAAGAAGCCAGATTGTTCTATGTTGCTACTACTAGAGCAATTGAGAATCTTTATTTAAGTGAAATTGGCAGAAATAATTCTTTTATATGTCAGTATAGAGATGGTGTAGGCTTACAAAGTAGGGCTGTAGATAAAAAACAATTTAAGAAAGAATTATCTTCTACCACTTATGGCAATTAG
- a CDS encoding DUF4121 family protein, translating into MYTLEKLRELNKSYDYEHTLNESDVEKANSWVKKIEGSRNKNFPQVGDIVEYTTKNGDYYKNAHIENIYVKDKKIYICEEPYVPFLCSAFNEINTSTSGGAWAYIPTKLKLIGEREKSFRDWGHCGGCGNGAITFKAIVNVWKYEEIPNLKYTTEYYDKIYITINPEDDYKYTSRYGAWKNDEIFSAWIQAYKGNIEKSKFNDKCFTVWIYKSEKVYCETKEEYEKIEGIKDTLYCNGNLKYGLRECKRVYDDKNKKMVTYIPLSIQ; encoded by the coding sequence ATGTATACTTTAGAAAAATTAAGGGAGCTAAATAAGTCATATGATTATGAACATACATTAAATGAATCTGACGTGGAAAAAGCTAACAGTTGGGTAAAGAAGATTGAAGGAAGTAGAAATAAAAATTTTCCACAAGTTGGTGATATAGTGGAGTACACAACAAAAAATGGAGACTACTATAAAAATGCACATATTGAAAATATATATGTCAAAGATAAAAAAATATACATATGTGAAGAACCATATGTACCATTTCTTTGTTCTGCTTTTAATGAGATAAACACCTCAACAAGTGGTGGCGCTTGGGCTTATATCCCAACAAAATTAAAATTAATAGGTGAACGGGAAAAATCTTTTCGTGATTGGGGACATTGTGGCGGCTGCGGAAATGGTGCCATAACTTTTAAAGCAATAGTAAACGTATGGAAATATGAAGAAATTCCAAATTTAAAATACACAACAGAATATTATGACAAAATTTATATAACAATTAATCCAGAAGATGATTACAAATATACTAGTAGATATGGAGCTTGGAAGAATGATGAAATCTTTTCAGCATGGATTCAAGCATATAAAGGAAACATAGAAAAGAGTAAGTTTAATGATAAATGTTTTACAGTGTGGATTTATAAAAGTGAAAAAGTTTATTGTGAAACTAAAGAAGAGTACGAAAAAATTGAAGGTATAAAAGATACGTTGTATTGTAATGGGAATTTAAAATATGGATTAAGAGAATGTAAAAGGGTGTATGACGATAAAAATAAAAAGATGGTTACGTATATACCCTTAAGTATCCAATAG
- a CDS encoding DUF262 domain-containing protein: protein MLKKSNIQWTAKQIAKMMDKGTLGFDNSVQRGLCWKTDKKILLIDSMFQNYPIPAFYAARNEDKTYDMLDGKQRCHAIKEFIEGKFKLDGIEEVELEDGESIDVNGMSFEELPEELQDRVKDYSLTVYFFLDLSDDQVSEMFYRLNNGKALSAIELTRVKAKSFDAIRELGNHEIFKNALTLKQVNKYTNEDIVIKTYAMLYTENPSFETKKIRPLMQDVEFTEQQKEEIKKAYSKILDIWKAINTEDKEHKKIAKRILTRTHLLTIIPIVIKSDKTIEELASWLLKFYSGKRRASISEKYNSAAGSGSARSESIKIRLEELKKDYNEYFSNQDEEINKKIEEIFKEGDSIE, encoded by the coding sequence ATGTTAAAAAAATCAAATATACAATGGACTGCTAAACAGATTGCAAAAATGATGGACAAGGGTACTCTTGGATTTGACAATTCAGTACAACGTGGTTTATGTTGGAAAACTGATAAAAAGATATTGCTTATAGATTCAATGTTTCAGAATTATCCTATTCCAGCTTTTTATGCAGCAAGAAATGAAGATAAAACATATGATATGTTGGATGGAAAACAGCGTTGTCATGCAATTAAGGAATTTATAGAAGGAAAGTTTAAACTTGATGGAATAGAAGAAGTTGAGTTAGAAGATGGAGAATCAATTGATGTAAATGGAATGAGTTTTGAGGAATTACCAGAGGAATTACAAGATAGAGTAAAAGATTACTCTTTAACAGTATATTTCTTTTTGGATTTATCAGATGATCAAGTAAGTGAAATGTTTTATAGATTAAACAATGGAAAAGCTTTATCAGCAATAGAATTAACAAGAGTTAAAGCCAAAAGTTTTGATGCAATAAGGGAATTAGGTAATCATGAAATATTTAAAAATGCTCTAACATTAAAGCAGGTAAATAAATATACAAATGAAGATATTGTAATAAAGACGTATGCAATGTTATATACAGAAAACCCTAGTTTTGAAACTAAAAAAATAAGACCGCTTATGCAAGATGTAGAATTTACAGAACAACAAAAAGAAGAGATAAAAAAAGCATATAGTAAAATATTAGATATATGGAAAGCAATAAATACAGAAGATAAAGAACATAAAAAGATAGCTAAAAGAATTCTTACAAGAACGCATTTACTTACAATAATACCTATAGTAATTAAATCAGATAAAACTATAGAAGAACTAGCAAGTTGGTTATTAAAATTTTACAGTGGAAAAAGAAGAGCTTCTATAAGTGAAAAATATAATTCTGCTGCTGGTTCAGGTTCGGCAAGATCAGAATCTATCAAGATTAGATTAGAGGAACTTAAAAAAGACTATAACGAGTATTTTTCTAATCAAGATGAAGAAATCAACAAAAAAATAGAAGAGATTTTTAAAGAAGGTGACAGTATTGAATAA
- a CDS encoding ParM/StbA family protein, whose amino-acid sequence MITVVDLGNFNIKYKSGSNQGNFSSKITDYQPYPEGFERIQMQGESKITYLGVGELNKEFNKVARNYLPQLLYAICRANNYDNIETNLVTLLPIVQMKNKEKMIENLKEKEFNFQFNGEKRKVLINDTIVLPEGYATYFSLSEEDKESSLCIIDLGSRTINICVLQDGAIQLLHTIKLGSFDFYTKVKTRENSKGEDYTEEDIPRLVENGTIEISDIEYEDFLTEVLNEVKAYVNLKTYKVIWTGGTALMLKEQIEKLPLNNSKLHNDPLNSNTNGAAGAAEIIWQSEEE is encoded by the coding sequence GTGATAACTGTAGTTGATTTAGGAAACTTTAATATCAAATATAAATCAGGAAGCAATCAGGGTAATTTTAGTAGTAAAATTACCGATTATCAACCATACCCAGAAGGGTTTGAAAGAATACAAATGCAAGGAGAAAGTAAGATTACATATCTAGGTGTTGGCGAATTAAATAAAGAATTTAACAAGGTGGCAAGAAATTATTTGCCACAATTGCTTTATGCGATTTGTAGGGCAAATAATTATGACAATATAGAAACTAATTTAGTAACTCTTTTACCAATAGTTCAAATGAAAAATAAGGAAAAGATGATTGAAAATTTAAAAGAAAAAGAGTTCAATTTTCAGTTCAACGGAGAAAAGAGAAAAGTTCTTATTAATGATACAATAGTTCTCCCAGAGGGTTATGCTACTTATTTTAGCTTATCAGAAGAGGATAAAGAAAGTAGTCTTTGCATAATAGACTTAGGCAGCAGAACAATAAACATATGTGTATTACAAGATGGGGCTATTCAACTATTGCATACAATTAAATTGGGTAGCTTTGATTTTTATACAAAGGTTAAGACTAGAGAAAATTCAAAAGGTGAAGACTACACAGAAGAGGACATTCCAAGGCTGGTTGAGAATGGGACAATAGAAATAAGTGATATTGAATACGAGGATTTTTTAACAGAAGTGCTTAATGAAGTAAAGGCTTATGTTAACTTAAAAACATATAAAGTGATTTGGACAGGAGGAACTGCTTTAATGTTAAAAGAACAAATAGAAAAGTTACCATTAAATAATTCAAAATTACACAATGATCCATTAAATAGTAATACGAATGGTGCAGCAGGAGCAGCAGAAATAATATGGCAGAGTGAAGAAGAATGA
- a CDS encoding terminase large subunit domain-containing protein gives MKNFSQKIYKENKGVYKDPSAAESNKIVKENTVENPKEWEKQVWWWRQYLDIFIENYFSTEKSPVRFYDFQKVIVRECGNCSIVRDTEARSMGKTFKMSRVLAGLAILYPQNKILIVSNTVRQAILTVKYINDLGEENANFAREIIQPIKISKDGAKVKFKNGSEIEAMAMNKDGSNIRGERRKIIYIDESAWVMSSVIQSVLIPMLRYNRKVVENNRLKGLAFEDFSSKLIETSSAYLKSCDYYQRFKETIQDIRDGYKDRFCCALSYKTAVRCGIVEEDFVLEQKKKMPLSVWEMEWNSKFVGETEGSYFPYDLTEPCRDFSHVEIQQPKNSMSRYVLSLDVATSEDKKADNACITVIKIVPKNDGTYEKYIVFIRTYHGYSLEMLAEQVRITCCRFPNIIKVIIDANAIGEGVVSLLNIPYVDDLGREYPPLIKDTIEVSDSRKAINIISAIKADNKKNENMAVHTLLFLENHSLHIPIPSVKIRRQIEEQKIIIKDDTGTKRKISKEEVGVYIEADGLQMEMGNIVRIRTAAGNYLYDVKKSTQHKDRYSSLAMALDFIFSLEDKNRGDATENSGDNCWGRSMNF, from the coding sequence ATGAAAAATTTTTCTCAAAAAATATACAAAGAAAACAAAGGGGTATATAAAGATCCTTCTGCTGCTGAAAGTAATAAAATTGTTAAAGAAAACACTGTAGAAAACCCAAAAGAATGGGAAAAGCAGGTTTGGTGGTGGAGACAATATTTGGATATTTTCATAGAAAATTATTTTTCTACAGAGAAATCTCCTGTAAGGTTTTATGATTTTCAAAAAGTTATAGTAAGAGAATGTGGAAATTGCTCCATAGTTCGAGATACAGAAGCTCGTTCTATGGGAAAAACTTTCAAAATGTCAAGAGTATTAGCAGGGCTAGCAATTTTATATCCTCAAAATAAAATACTAATTGTTTCTAATACAGTTAGACAAGCTATTTTAACTGTAAAATATATTAACGACTTAGGTGAAGAAAATGCCAATTTTGCTAGAGAAATAATACAACCTATTAAAATAAGCAAAGATGGAGCTAAAGTAAAATTTAAAAATGGCTCAGAAATTGAAGCAATGGCTATGAACAAAGATGGCAGTAATATAAGAGGAGAAAGAAGGAAGATAATCTATATAGATGAATCAGCTTGGGTTATGAGTAGCGTTATACAGTCTGTTTTAATTCCAATGCTTCGATATAATAGAAAAGTTGTTGAAAATAATAGATTAAAAGGACTTGCTTTTGAAGATTTTTCTTCAAAATTAATAGAAACAAGTTCAGCGTATCTAAAGAGTTGTGACTATTATCAACGATTTAAAGAAACCATACAAGATATTAGAGATGGGTACAAAGATCGTTTTTGTTGTGCTCTGTCGTATAAAACCGCTGTAAGATGTGGCATAGTTGAAGAAGATTTTGTTTTAGAACAGAAAAAGAAAATGCCATTATCTGTTTGGGAAATGGAATGGAACTCTAAATTTGTAGGAGAAACTGAAGGTTCATATTTCCCTTATGATTTAACAGAACCATGTAGAGATTTTTCCCATGTAGAAATACAACAACCTAAGAACTCTATGTCTAGGTATGTTTTATCTCTTGATGTAGCAACATCAGAAGATAAAAAAGCAGATAACGCTTGTATTACTGTTATAAAAATAGTTCCTAAAAATGATGGAACTTATGAAAAATATATTGTTTTCATAAGAACTTATCATGGCTATAGTTTGGAAATGCTTGCAGAGCAAGTTAGGATAACTTGTTGTAGGTTCCCAAATATCATAAAAGTAATTATAGATGCTAATGCAATTGGTGAAGGTGTAGTATCCCTATTAAATATACCTTACGTTGATGATTTAGGACGAGAATATCCTCCTTTAATAAAAGATACTATCGAAGTTTCAGATTCACGAAAGGCTATAAATATTATTAGTGCTATAAAAGCAGATAATAAGAAAAATGAAAATATGGCAGTTCACACTTTATTATTTTTAGAAAATCATTCTCTTCATATACCAATACCTTCTGTAAAAATCAGAAGACAGATTGAAGAACAAAAAATAATAATAAAAGATGATACTGGAACAAAAAGAAAGATATCAAAAGAAGAAGTAGGCGTTTATATAGAAGCTGATGGGTTACAAATGGAAATGGGGAATATTGTTAGAATTAGAACCGCAGCAGGAAATTATTTATATGATGTAAAAAAGAGCACTCAGCATAAGGATAGATACTCTTCTCTTGCTATGGCTTTAGATTTTATTTTTAGTTTAGAAGATAAAAACAGAGGAGATGCTACAGAGAATAGCGGAGATAACTGTTGGGGTAGAAGTATGAATTTTTAG